From a single Marinobacter sp. THAF197a genomic region:
- a CDS encoding YbfB/YjiJ family MFS transporter produces the protein MTNSHSADPRQLFTVLTAGALVLLVVHGLGRFIYTPLLPYLVADGQFSAADGAAVATWNYLGYLMGAMLAIRWHRIDQIRVMLPLFLAIHVVTTLVITQTDNLTVISASRWLNGVANGVVFVQAPALILEWLVLRNRASLSGLVYIGVGIGLLVSSGLVTGSATLLEGAERWWPAAVLSIPIAWWGAMQLRRLEVPVRQHDDSGQVVSNTPLLDRASIPLFLSYAGAGLGYILPMTFLPLLAKMTLPQGHGLLNGTWVIVALFTIPAPWLWNKLGALMGDLPALRLNFLIQLAGVLAAVVWPGPVGLVLCAALVGSTFLGTVLLTQRIGRALHPHQGPRLSAAMVALYGFTQMVGPWLTKQWLDAGGTLGSAFGIGVAALAFGLLFAFFVPRADLWRSRS, from the coding sequence ATGACCAACTCGCACTCTGCTGACCCAAGACAGCTGTTTACCGTTCTGACCGCCGGCGCCCTGGTGCTACTGGTGGTGCATGGCCTCGGCCGGTTTATTTACACCCCGCTGTTGCCCTATCTGGTGGCCGACGGCCAATTCAGCGCAGCAGATGGCGCTGCCGTCGCCACCTGGAACTATCTTGGGTACCTGATGGGCGCCATGCTGGCCATTCGCTGGCATCGGATTGACCAGATCCGTGTCATGCTGCCGCTGTTCCTGGCGATCCATGTGGTCACCACACTGGTCATAACCCAGACCGACAACCTCACAGTCATATCCGCAAGCCGCTGGCTGAACGGCGTGGCCAACGGCGTGGTGTTCGTGCAGGCACCCGCGTTGATACTGGAGTGGCTGGTGTTGCGCAACAGGGCCTCGCTCAGCGGCCTGGTCTATATCGGTGTGGGCATCGGCCTGCTGGTGTCCAGCGGACTGGTCACCGGTTCTGCGACCCTGCTTGAGGGCGCCGAGCGCTGGTGGCCTGCGGCGGTGTTGTCGATACCAATAGCCTGGTGGGGCGCCATGCAGCTGCGCAGGCTGGAGGTACCTGTGCGCCAGCACGACGATTCCGGGCAGGTGGTCAGCAACACCCCGTTACTGGATCGCGCGAGTATTCCGTTGTTCCTGTCCTATGCCGGGGCTGGCCTGGGGTACATCCTGCCCATGACCTTCCTGCCGCTCCTGGCCAAGATGACCTTGCCCCAGGGCCACGGGCTACTGAACGGCACCTGGGTGATCGTAGCCCTGTTTACCATTCCTGCACCGTGGCTCTGGAACAAGTTGGGAGCCCTGATGGGGGATCTGCCGGCATTGAGGCTGAATTTTCTGATCCAGCTGGCAGGGGTGCTGGCGGCAGTAGTCTGGCCGGGGCCCGTGGGGTTGGTGCTTTGTGCAGCGCTGGTGGGCAGTACCTTCCTGGGTACGGTGCTGCTGACCCAGCGTATCGGGCGGGCGTTGCATCCTCATCAGGGGCCCCGGTTGTCGGCGGCGATGGTGGCGCTTTACGGTTTCACCCAGATGGTTGGGCCGTGGCTCACCAAACAATGGCTGGATGCGGGCGGTACCCTGGGGTCTGCCTTCGGTATTGGGGTGGCGGCGCTGGCGTTTGGGCTTTTGTTTGCGTTCTTTGTGCCCCGGGCTGACTTGTGGCGTTCGCGGTCTTGA
- the hrpB gene encoding ATP-dependent helicase HrpB produces the protein MLPIEHILPELKQTLNKSTTALLQAPPGAGKTTRVPLALLDAPWRDNRKILMLEPRRLAARSAARYMAKQLGEAPGQTVGYRTRLDTKVSGSTRIEVVTEGILTRLIQNDPMLEDYAAVLFDEFHERSLQADLGLALVRESQQALREDLRLLVMSATLDTAPIARVLGDVPVITSEGRAFPVEVFYRPLPRNVRIVDQVVAVIQEALRDQTGSLLVFLPGAGEIRRVAQQLAGQLPGNVVLAPLYGNLKAEEQDRAISPAPEGTRKIVLATAIAETSLTIEGVRVVIDAGQQRRAVFDPNSGMTRLVTGRVSKASAEQRKGRAGRVEPGVCYRLWSESEQFGLADYTPPEIQEADLAPLVLELAQWGARSPEQVGWIDAPPKAHWQQAVELLQWLDLLDAEGAITDHGKAARELGLHPRLAHMVIKGLTLGLGQLAAELAALLEERDLLGPGSGADLHERIRVLRGERGHRGLDTARLQAVRQAAKRLCRGQLAQDLPSETDVGRVLAQAYPDRIARRRSGAMPRYQLSNGKGAVLREDDPLARQDWLVTADLDGKAREATIYLAAPVDLTDLEQDLANHIEEREEALWDDKRGTVVARRVRKLGALVLAEKPLNQVAPELVQQGLLDAVRRKGLDSLPWSDTARQWVARVRLLAEKFPGDWPEVSDQFLLDTLETWLAPFMAGMKRWSDLAGINLVQALHALLDYPQQQQLDELAPRSLIIPTGQNVTLDYSADNGPVLAAKLQALFGWTETPTVAGGRVPVVIHLLSPAQRPLAVTADLASFWQNAYPEVRKDMRGRYPKHPWPDDPLTAQAQQGTKKRPAR, from the coding sequence ATGCTCCCAATAGAACACATACTCCCAGAGCTAAAACAAACCCTGAACAAGAGCACCACAGCGTTGCTCCAGGCACCCCCGGGCGCGGGTAAAACGACAAGGGTTCCGCTGGCTCTGTTGGATGCCCCTTGGCGGGATAACCGGAAGATCCTGATGTTGGAGCCCAGGCGGCTGGCGGCCAGGTCGGCGGCCCGGTATATGGCGAAGCAGTTGGGGGAAGCGCCGGGGCAGACGGTGGGGTATCGGACTCGCCTGGATACCAAGGTGTCAGGCAGCACCAGGATTGAGGTGGTGACCGAGGGCATTCTGACGCGCCTGATTCAGAACGACCCGATGCTGGAAGACTATGCCGCTGTGCTGTTTGATGAGTTTCATGAGCGGTCGTTGCAAGCCGATCTGGGATTGGCCCTGGTGCGGGAAAGCCAGCAGGCCCTGCGGGAGGATCTGCGGTTGCTGGTGATGTCGGCCACCCTGGATACTGCGCCTATTGCCCGGGTGCTGGGGGATGTGCCGGTGATCACCAGCGAGGGGCGGGCGTTTCCGGTGGAGGTGTTTTACCGCCCTTTGCCCCGTAATGTCCGGATAGTGGACCAAGTGGTGGCTGTGATTCAGGAGGCCCTGCGGGATCAGACCGGTTCCCTGCTGGTGTTCCTGCCCGGAGCAGGGGAGATTCGGCGGGTGGCGCAGCAGCTGGCGGGGCAATTGCCGGGTAACGTGGTGCTGGCCCCCTTGTACGGCAACCTCAAAGCCGAAGAACAGGACCGGGCGATTTCGCCGGCGCCGGAGGGTACCCGCAAGATTGTGCTGGCCACGGCGATCGCCGAGACCAGTCTGACCATCGAAGGCGTGCGGGTGGTGATTGATGCCGGTCAGCAGCGCCGTGCGGTGTTTGATCCCAACAGCGGTATGACACGCCTTGTGACCGGGCGGGTATCAAAGGCGTCTGCCGAGCAGCGCAAGGGCCGGGCCGGTCGGGTTGAGCCGGGTGTGTGTTACCGGCTGTGGAGTGAGTCGGAGCAGTTCGGGTTGGCGGACTACACGCCGCCGGAAATCCAGGAAGCCGACCTGGCGCCGCTGGTGCTGGAATTGGCCCAGTGGGGGGCCCGTTCCCCGGAGCAGGTGGGTTGGATTGATGCCCCGCCGAAGGCGCACTGGCAGCAGGCGGTGGAGTTGTTGCAGTGGCTGGATCTGCTGGATGCCGAGGGAGCCATCACAGACCACGGCAAGGCGGCCCGGGAGCTGGGCCTCCACCCTCGCCTGGCCCATATGGTGATCAAAGGCCTTACCCTGGGGCTGGGCCAGCTGGCGGCCGAGCTGGCCGCGCTGTTGGAGGAGCGGGATTTGCTCGGGCCAGGCTCTGGCGCGGATCTGCATGAACGGATTCGGGTGCTGCGGGGCGAACGCGGTCATCGCGGCCTGGACACCGCACGGTTGCAGGCGGTTCGGCAGGCGGCAAAACGACTGTGCCGTGGCCAGCTGGCACAGGATTTACCCTCGGAAACCGACGTTGGGCGGGTGTTGGCCCAGGCCTATCCGGACCGTATTGCCCGCCGCCGCTCAGGGGCCATGCCCCGGTATCAGTTGAGTAACGGCAAGGGTGCGGTGTTGCGGGAGGACGATCCCCTGGCCAGGCAGGACTGGCTGGTGACGGCGGATCTGGATGGTAAGGCCCGGGAAGCGACGATTTATCTGGCGGCACCGGTCGATCTCACGGACCTTGAACAGGACCTGGCTAACCATATCGAAGAACGTGAGGAAGCCCTGTGGGACGACAAACGCGGCACCGTCGTCGCTCGCCGGGTCCGTAAGCTCGGGGCACTGGTGCTGGCGGAGAAGCCGCTGAATCAGGTTGCCCCCGAACTGGTTCAGCAGGGCCTGCTGGACGCGGTGCGCCGTAAAGGTCTGGACAGCCTGCCCTGGAGTGATACGGCCCGCCAGTGGGTTGCCCGGGTGCGATTGCTGGCGGAGAAATTCCCCGGCGACTGGCCAGAGGTCAGCGACCAGTTCTTGCTGGACACTCTGGAGACCTGGTTAGCGCCGTTTATGGCTGGTATGAAGCGCTGGTCTGACCTGGCGGGCATCAACCTGGTTCAGGCCCTGCATGCCCTGCTGGACTACCCGCAACAGCAGCAACTGGACGAACTCGCGCCCAGATCTCTGATCATTCCCACCGGACAGAACGTCACCCTGGATTACAGCGCCGACAACGGCCCGGTGCTGGCGGCCAAGTTGCAGGCGTTGTTTGGCTGGACGGAAACGCCGACAGTGGCTGGTGGTCGGGTACCGGTGGTGATTCATCTTTTGTCACCGGCCCAGCGGCCTTTAGCGGTCACTGCTGACCTGGCCAGTTTCTGGCAGAACGCCTATCCGGAGGTGCGCAAGGACATGCGTGGCCGCTATCCCAAACACCCCTGGCCGGATGACCCACTCACCGCCCAGGCTCAGCAGGGAACGAAAAAACGCCCCGCTCGCTGA
- a CDS encoding translation initiation factor eIF-2B, with product MAVLDPQAQALLREVEQDTHSGASQLALTTLRQLHRYVSQQPAAIRLEPLLAALAKARPSMVVIGNSIARLQRTLARNPQSAEEAVQALIIELESATSQLITHARGLVQHGNTILTHSASSVVLQCLTQLARDGVEFSVICTQSSPGFEGHGLASALARQGVPVTLITDAQAGLFMPRADLVFTGCDCWLADHHFINKSGTLLVALAARHAGTPFWVLADTFRDSPATVETIDLEEMPADELQGPGESGITVRNIYFEPVPDNLVTGRVSERGVFSFPAEPGR from the coding sequence ATGGCCGTCCTTGATCCGCAAGCGCAGGCGCTGTTACGGGAAGTTGAGCAGGACACCCACTCGGGCGCCAGCCAACTGGCACTGACGACGCTACGCCAGCTGCACCGCTACGTCTCTCAACAACCGGCGGCAATACGCCTGGAGCCGTTGCTGGCTGCCCTGGCCAAGGCCCGGCCGAGCATGGTGGTGATTGGCAACAGTATCGCCCGCCTACAACGAACACTGGCTCGGAATCCTCAGTCGGCCGAAGAGGCCGTTCAGGCATTAATCATTGAACTCGAGTCAGCCACCAGCCAATTGATCACGCACGCCCGTGGGCTTGTACAACACGGCAACACCATCCTGACCCACAGCGCCAGCTCAGTGGTGCTGCAGTGTCTGACCCAACTGGCCCGGGATGGTGTGGAGTTTTCGGTGATCTGCACCCAAAGCAGCCCCGGTTTCGAGGGCCACGGCCTGGCCTCAGCGCTGGCCCGCCAGGGGGTTCCGGTCACCCTGATTACCGATGCCCAGGCCGGCCTGTTTATGCCGAGAGCAGACCTTGTGTTCACCGGCTGCGACTGCTGGCTGGCAGATCATCACTTTATCAATAAGAGTGGCACGCTGCTTGTAGCCCTGGCCGCACGGCATGCGGGAACGCCGTTCTGGGTATTGGCGGACACTTTCCGGGACAGCCCGGCAACCGTCGAAACCATCGATCTCGAAGAAATGCCCGCGGATGAACTGCAAGGCCCCGGAGAGAGTGGCATAACCGTTCGCAATATCTACTTCGAACCCGTACCTGACAACCTGGTGACCGGGCGGGTCAGCGAGCGGGGCGTTTTTTCGTTCCCTGCTGAGCCTGGGCGGTGA
- a CDS encoding DUF6746 family protein — MTKKLMFATLTCAAFAFSANAHASDVEHFKGKPSDTLEQAVSNFSEYNNKLEKVLAGDMTPEAMNEVHELTYTLENALGKISEELRELADVLEEVHVASEHADGNAVKKHGQKYLEVSREVIK; from the coding sequence ATGACCAAGAAACTGATGTTTGCCACTCTCACCTGCGCCGCCTTCGCATTCAGCGCCAACGCCCACGCCAGTGACGTCGAACACTTCAAGGGCAAGCCCTCTGACACCCTGGAACAGGCGGTTAGCAACTTCTCGGAATACAACAACAAGTTGGAAAAGGTATTGGCCGGAGACATGACCCCCGAGGCCATGAACGAAGTCCACGAACTGACCTATACCCTGGAAAACGCCCTGGGCAAGATCAGTGAAGAACTGCGCGAACTGGCGGATGTGCTGGAAGAAGTTCACGTTGCCTCCGAGCACGCCGATGGCAACGCTGTTAAAAAGCACGGGCAGAAGTACCTTGAAGTCAGTCGGGAAGTGATCAAATAA
- a CDS encoding ATP-grasp domain-containing protein produces the protein MHLVSFDIFRTLGFPDTTVLKPEQFLRHKDLLRDADWVLFPEYWQLNALVHGLKCRVFPSEASYRIGHDKVEMTRAFQTVAPEHTPWTLIEANGPQERDLIWDTMALPFVAKLPKASMGEGVWLIENRDDWRRYCERTHVLYAQEYLPIDRDVRVVVVGDRVLTAYWRTQAEQGFYNNVARGGKIDTSPVPEVVTGLALRLARELGVDHAGFDIALVDGYPYVLEFNRLFGNQGLGQGSDLKEAILDYLNRQSCPQDPDGPTEPTPLWPVAV, from the coding sequence ATGCACCTGGTTTCCTTTGATATCTTCCGTACCCTTGGCTTTCCTGACACCACAGTACTCAAGCCGGAGCAGTTTCTTAGACACAAGGACCTGCTGCGAGATGCCGACTGGGTGCTGTTCCCGGAATACTGGCAGTTGAATGCCCTGGTCCACGGTCTCAAGTGCCGCGTGTTTCCAAGCGAGGCCAGCTATCGCATTGGTCACGACAAGGTGGAGATGACCCGTGCGTTCCAGACCGTAGCACCGGAACACACCCCGTGGACGCTGATCGAAGCCAACGGCCCCCAGGAGCGGGATCTGATTTGGGACACCATGGCCCTGCCCTTTGTGGCAAAACTGCCCAAGGCCAGTATGGGTGAAGGGGTGTGGCTGATCGAAAATCGTGACGACTGGCGCCGGTACTGCGAACGTACCCACGTGCTTTATGCCCAGGAATACCTGCCGATCGACCGTGATGTGCGGGTTGTGGTGGTGGGTGACCGGGTGCTGACGGCCTATTGGCGAACCCAGGCGGAACAGGGCTTCTACAACAACGTGGCCCGGGGTGGGAAAATTGATACCAGCCCGGTACCGGAGGTGGTCACCGGGCTGGCTTTGCGGCTGGCCAGGGAGCTGGGTGTGGACCACGCCGGTTTCGATATAGCGCTGGTCGATGGCTACCCGTATGTGCTTGAGTTTAATCGGCTGTTCGGTAACCAGGGGCTGGGTCAGGGCAGTGATTTGAAAGAGGCCATTCTGGATTACCTGAACAGGCAGAGCTGCCCCCAGGATCCGGACGGGCCGACAGAGCCGACGCCGCTTTGGCCGGTGGCGGTGTGA
- a CDS encoding type III PLP-dependent enzyme, whose protein sequence is MNLNPNADIADYYSAETFKRIKDFADGKETPFVVIDTQTIDRQYEELVEGFPYAKVYYAVKANPAPQILTMLRDKGACFDIASVYELDKVMGLGVTGDRISYGNTIKKAKDIRTFYEKGVRLFATDSEADLRNIAKAAPGSKVYVRILTEGTLTADWPLSRKFGCQTDMAMDLLILARDLGLVPYGVSFHVGSQQREIGAWDAALNKVKVIFERLKEEDGIELKMINMGGGFPANYITRTNELAVYAEEIARFLREDFGDDLPEIIIEPGRSLISNAGVLVSEVVLISRKSRTALHRWVFTDVGKFSGLIETLDESIKFPIWTEKTGEGEDCVIAGPTCDSADIMYEHHKYPLPLNLAIGDRMYWLSTGAYTTTYSAVEFNGFPPLKDYYI, encoded by the coding sequence ATGAATCTGAACCCCAACGCTGACATCGCCGATTATTACAGCGCCGAGACCTTCAAGCGGATCAAGGACTTTGCCGACGGCAAGGAAACCCCGTTTGTGGTCATCGATACCCAGACCATTGACCGTCAGTACGAGGAGCTGGTGGAAGGGTTCCCGTACGCCAAGGTTTACTATGCGGTTAAAGCCAACCCGGCGCCGCAGATTCTGACCATGCTGCGGGACAAGGGTGCCTGTTTCGATATCGCATCGGTGTATGAGCTGGACAAGGTGATGGGCCTGGGTGTGACCGGTGATCGCATCAGCTACGGCAACACCATCAAGAAGGCGAAGGACATTCGCACCTTCTATGAGAAGGGCGTGCGGTTGTTTGCCACCGACTCCGAGGCTGATCTGCGCAACATCGCGAAAGCGGCGCCGGGCTCGAAGGTGTATGTGCGCATCCTGACCGAAGGCACCCTGACCGCAGACTGGCCGCTGTCTCGCAAGTTTGGTTGCCAGACGGATATGGCCATGGACCTGCTGATTCTGGCCCGCGATCTGGGCCTGGTGCCTTACGGCGTGTCGTTCCACGTGGGTTCCCAGCAGCGGGAAATCGGCGCCTGGGACGCGGCCCTGAATAAGGTGAAGGTGATTTTCGAGCGTCTGAAGGAAGAAGACGGCATTGAGCTGAAAATGATCAACATGGGCGGTGGTTTTCCGGCCAACTACATTACCCGCACCAATGAGTTGGCGGTGTATGCGGAGGAAATTGCCCGTTTCCTGCGGGAAGATTTTGGTGACGATCTGCCGGAGATCATTATTGAGCCGGGCCGTTCGCTGATTTCCAACGCCGGTGTGCTGGTGAGTGAGGTGGTGCTGATTTCCCGGAAGTCCCGTACCGCGTTGCACCGATGGGTGTTTACCGATGTGGGTAAGTTCTCGGGGCTGATTGAGACGCTGGATGAGTCGATCAAGTTTCCGATCTGGACCGAGAAGACCGGTGAAGGCGAGGACTGTGTGATTGCGGGGCCGACTTGTGACAGTGCCGATATCATGTATGAGCACCACAAGTACCCGTTGCCGCTGAATCTGGCGATTGGTGACCGGATGTATTGGTTGTCGACCGGGGCCTATACCACCACCTACAGTGCGGTGGAGTTTAATGGCTTTCCTCCGTTGAAGGACTACTACATCTGA
- a CDS encoding site-specific recombinase, translated as MKLATLINQLADEDTSALKTLSLVVDWIRPQRGETVHNAVDRMKQLEGALTENLDVHLAVSGRLQEWLDQAQFFQLLSGLGLYSRRGFLKEIGERLYERINPAPKDRNNVKNVLFVVFHRKDDAEWIHRIPDEALIRLLTTLWHFSPSALERTRNRIYSQMLNALEMMSIWVAAEELEPNILRLNPKIIDRESAFVALQREIAALVQSWGHALQEKESVELDDAHARVLIEQCREEIDRLQRKSVTAGSTMALTHLLERLHQTLDRIEHLLDILDPADPVKRLNRSVELFKTLVQASAERHGVRALWRANLRLMSRSVTENASDHGEHYIAGSRKEYLAMLASGAGGGFIIAFMALIKIQILQLDLTRGWETLWVSLNYGIGFMIIHMLHCTVATKQPAMTAASIAEKVEQGEQGRANARKLAELLVRVGRTQFVAIMGNVAVALSVAFAVGSLYSHVQGVPLISTERYDYMLTGIHPWQSLALMYAAIAGVWLFFSGLVAGYFDNRAAYLNLAERLEQHPLLRPLMPPETRARFGAYVAEHYGALMSNFVFGVLLGVTGYIGYLLALPIDIRHVAFSSADVGYAMSVFIPGASDFALFTLFALLIGGVNLIVSFTLALNVALRARNTRISSFPKLIKAWFQVVAENPMALIYPPRDPLPEPDDLKAAQPDSPQTKAENKEQRQKALQK; from the coding sequence TTGAAACTGGCCACCCTGATTAACCAGCTCGCGGATGAAGACACCAGTGCTCTGAAAACACTCAGCCTGGTGGTGGACTGGATTCGCCCGCAACGGGGCGAAACCGTGCACAACGCCGTTGACCGCATGAAGCAACTGGAAGGTGCCCTGACCGAGAACCTGGACGTACATCTGGCAGTGTCTGGCCGGCTGCAGGAATGGCTCGACCAGGCCCAGTTTTTCCAGTTGTTGTCTGGCCTGGGGCTCTATTCCCGCCGGGGCTTCCTGAAAGAGATTGGCGAGCGCCTGTACGAGCGGATCAACCCGGCCCCAAAAGACCGCAACAACGTCAAGAACGTGCTGTTTGTCGTGTTCCACCGCAAAGACGACGCCGAATGGATTCACCGGATCCCCGATGAGGCTCTGATCCGCCTGTTGACCACCCTGTGGCACTTTTCGCCCTCGGCTCTGGAACGCACCCGGAACCGCATATACAGCCAGATGCTCAACGCCCTGGAGATGATGTCCATCTGGGTTGCCGCCGAGGAACTCGAACCCAACATACTGAGATTGAACCCGAAGATCATCGACCGGGAATCCGCCTTCGTGGCCCTTCAGCGGGAAATTGCCGCGCTGGTGCAGTCCTGGGGGCATGCCCTGCAGGAAAAGGAATCCGTTGAGCTGGACGATGCCCACGCGCGGGTACTGATTGAACAGTGCCGCGAAGAAATTGACCGGCTGCAGCGCAAGTCTGTCACCGCCGGCTCCACCATGGCGCTAACCCACCTGCTGGAGCGGCTGCACCAGACCCTGGACCGGATTGAACACCTGCTGGATATTCTGGACCCGGCAGACCCGGTGAAGCGACTTAACCGATCCGTGGAACTGTTCAAGACCCTGGTCCAGGCCAGCGCTGAACGCCACGGCGTCAGAGCCCTCTGGCGCGCCAATCTCCGACTGATGTCCCGCAGCGTCACCGAGAACGCCAGCGACCACGGCGAACACTACATCGCCGGCAGCCGTAAAGAATACCTGGCCATGCTGGCCTCCGGTGCCGGGGGCGGGTTTATCATCGCCTTCATGGCACTGATCAAGATCCAGATACTGCAGCTGGACCTGACCCGGGGCTGGGAAACCCTCTGGGTCAGCCTGAATTACGGCATCGGCTTCATGATCATCCACATGCTGCACTGCACCGTGGCCACCAAACAGCCTGCCATGACCGCCGCCAGCATCGCCGAAAAAGTCGAGCAGGGCGAACAGGGCCGGGCCAACGCCCGGAAACTGGCGGAACTACTGGTCCGGGTTGGCCGCACCCAGTTCGTCGCCATCATGGGCAACGTCGCCGTCGCCCTGTCTGTGGCTTTCGCGGTTGGCTCGTTATACAGCCATGTACAAGGCGTTCCGCTGATCAGTACCGAACGCTACGACTACATGCTCACCGGCATTCACCCCTGGCAAAGCCTGGCATTGATGTACGCCGCCATCGCCGGTGTCTGGCTGTTCTTCTCAGGCCTGGTGGCCGGCTACTTCGACAACCGCGCCGCCTACCTGAACCTGGCCGAACGCCTGGAACAACACCCCCTGCTGCGCCCACTGATGCCCCCGGAAACCCGCGCCCGCTTCGGCGCCTACGTGGCTGAACACTACGGTGCCCTGATGAGCAACTTCGTGTTCGGCGTACTGCTCGGCGTCACCGGCTACATCGGCTACCTGCTGGCCCTGCCCATCGACATCCGCCACGTCGCCTTCTCCTCCGCCGACGTCGGCTACGCCATGTCCGTGTTCATCCCCGGCGCCAGCGACTTCGCCCTGTTCACCCTGTTCGCCCTGCTGATCGGCGGCGTCAACCTCATCGTCAGCTTCACCCTGGCCCTGAACGTTGCCCTGAGAGCCAGAAACACCCGGATATCCAGCTTCCCGAAACTGATCAAAGCATGGTTCCAGGTGGTCGCTGAAAACCCCATGGCGCTGATTTACCCGCCAAGAGATCCGCTACCGGAACCAGACGACCTCAAAGCGGCCCAACCCGACAGCCCGCAAACCAAGGCCGAAAACAAAGAACAGCGCCAAAAAGCCCTGCAGAAATAA
- a CDS encoding CynX/NimT family MFS transporter translates to MTTPSATTAPPSPARLLPVAVLLWLAGVYLRIPVLVAPPLAPFISDELALTQALTGALTTLPILMLAIGAMPGSLAISRIGPRNTLALAMVIMVIGSAGRGLVPDTFTLMVASAVMGLGVAMMQPALPALLPRWLAPHHLALGSAIYMNGMLMGEFIGAGITLPVLMPLLDNSWRATLLAWSLPALLVAAALFLPKRDLARPVRRGAWLPDWKNPLTLRIGLLLGLSGSMFFGLNAYMGNLLEQQGHFEKLADALFWYNFAQVVASLLMLKMARFWVGKRSMIILMAVLSIVGTSGTIVLEGWPAIFSATLMSFVAGILLILLVALPPLLVRSEETGRLSAGTFLVGYTLAFSVPMIGGLIADWSGDIRHAIMVMVGYSLLVLPIAFTLDLRRRPA, encoded by the coding sequence GTGACAACCCCTTCGGCAACAACTGCACCGCCATCGCCAGCCAGGCTGCTGCCGGTGGCGGTGCTGCTTTGGCTGGCCGGCGTTTACCTGAGAATTCCGGTACTGGTGGCACCGCCGCTGGCGCCATTTATTTCAGATGAACTGGCGCTTACGCAGGCACTGACCGGCGCCCTCACCACTTTACCCATCCTGATGCTGGCCATTGGCGCTATGCCTGGCTCCCTGGCCATTTCCCGCATCGGCCCCAGGAATACCCTGGCCCTGGCCATGGTGATCATGGTGATCGGCTCGGCGGGCCGCGGCCTGGTGCCAGACACCTTCACCCTGATGGTCGCCAGCGCGGTTATGGGGCTCGGCGTCGCCATGATGCAACCGGCATTACCGGCTTTGCTGCCACGCTGGCTGGCGCCCCATCACCTGGCCCTTGGCTCTGCTATCTACATGAACGGCATGTTGATGGGCGAATTCATTGGTGCCGGCATCACATTACCGGTGCTCATGCCATTGCTGGATAACAGCTGGCGCGCCACGTTACTGGCGTGGTCGTTACCCGCACTTCTGGTTGCCGCAGCCCTGTTTCTGCCCAAGCGGGACCTGGCCCGGCCGGTGCGCCGCGGCGCCTGGCTGCCAGACTGGAAAAACCCGCTGACCCTGCGTATTGGCCTGCTGTTGGGCTTGTCCGGCTCCATGTTTTTTGGCCTTAACGCCTACATGGGGAACCTGCTGGAACAGCAGGGGCATTTTGAGAAGCTGGCCGACGCGCTTTTCTGGTATAACTTTGCGCAAGTGGTGGCCTCGCTGCTGATGCTCAAAATGGCCCGATTCTGGGTAGGTAAGCGCAGCATGATTATCTTGATGGCGGTGCTCAGTATTGTCGGCACCAGCGGCACCATTGTCCTTGAGGGGTGGCCAGCCATATTCAGCGCCACCCTGATGAGTTTTGTTGCCGGTATCCTGCTGATTCTGCTGGTTGCGCTGCCACCACTGCTGGTACGCTCGGAGGAAACCGGTAGGCTGTCGGCCGGCACGTTTCTGGTGGGCTATACCCTGGCCTTTTCGGTGCCCATGATCGGCGGTCTGATTGCCGACTGGAGCGGGGATATTCGCCACGCCATCATGGTGATGGTGGGGTACAGCCTGCTGGTGTTACCCATAGCCTTTACCCTGGATCTGCGCCGTCGACCGGCCTGA
- a CDS encoding ectoine synthase: MKIVRVQDIIGTEREVTGPGWTSRRMLLKKDGMGFSFHETIIPAGAELNLWYKHHLEAVYCVAGNGKILDKATGETHEITDGTLYALDKHDQHTLYGGTEDMRLICAFNPPVTGREVHDKDGAYLPDTSED, encoded by the coding sequence ATGAAAATTGTACGAGTGCAAGACATCATCGGTACCGAGCGCGAAGTCACCGGCCCGGGCTGGACCAGCCGCCGCATGTTGCTGAAAAAAGACGGCATGGGCTTCTCCTTCCACGAAACCATTATTCCCGCCGGTGCCGAGCTGAACCTCTGGTACAAGCATCACCTGGAAGCGGTTTACTGCGTTGCCGGTAACGGCAAAATCCTGGATAAGGCCACCGGCGAAACCCACGAGATCACCGACGGCACCCTGTATGCACTCGACAAGCACGACCAGCATACCCTGTACGGTGGCACCGAAGATATGCGCCTGATCTGTGCCTTCAACCCTCCGGTCACCGGCCGCGAAGTACACGACAAAGACGGCGCCTACCTGCCCGACACCAGCGAAGACTGA